Proteins from a single region of Synchiropus splendidus isolate RoL2022-P1 chromosome 3, RoL_Sspl_1.0, whole genome shotgun sequence:
- the si:ch211-161h7.4 gene encoding muscle M-line assembly protein unc-89 isoform X4 translates to MFDDIDSGDFPSLVLDSSNESKITPKGTTQPPVSKMLQKECTAPSPEQNIGSEVPFKEHGPVKTSSPIESSASVIREAEQSSSFSPILLHVDEDEEELHLVKTARSKPVASPVPQLNGSFSERTESPVVQQETSENQQKSISTKTESGPSSEESKSPSLEKTPVKTSHLGRETTPFLQKLKEVGQTKLTRSRKQLTPVKVPPPPRPEPDDDFLILDVDDPLWITIPKKNASNQIKSKTSSHDCTVERRSSPETAPKEEAPKAVVQSLKKKGKLSKRQSAPVESVDDVLVNNDKPNKKRKQPLVKTSSKETETVEGPVGGKRDKVHSPETKKLAKMKVTHTTESLTKTRKEKHTSEGEKNVSDHAVENIHDPQSDVHREDLDSVPEEELMKSPTNKGGRPTKSSSAPDGNHIESCQILEKRKRNPPKEFWLVSPQDTPEPESKDESPVVMSKQNTAKPSSPVKKSQAVLKRGKNGTVSETQSCDKKDNKRSKNKRIKNSLIQDRVQEQKNLVLPSPSQPSDHSTHLGDQQANSHQLLSPSRDKRKRKPPGEWWKVDALEEAETSPPDLPSSTAIKPSKEREAHPKQIGGSGQLTVKSGRRASKPVGGALVSRLSQSRKPLKSIPKSTRQTPSGALQRHRYQDEAELPASGSKVTLIQRNGRSACKVIVQDESSGDEGLNNTFDVCLSGPSSRIDLDVYEDSDLSSSQMPPAELSMSDLCAPPLKPMVLQPVDRTNLTRWLMSLWSSPAVDSDNVASILEQFQWFFYQHRALGVMEDCNNGTVSSGMFILGSYMKKPLWVDHSATTVFHLSTSTLKVTVDLQESCYIPGHSFIVPCGHAYSIQNLTTLPAALFFTRMQTQSPG, encoded by the exons ATGTTTGATGACATTG ATTCGGGTGATTTCCCATCCTTGGTGCTTGATTCCAGCAATGAAAGTAAAATTACACCTAAAGGAACGACACAGCCGCCAGTCAgcaaaatg ttgCAGAAAGAATGTACTGCACCAAGTCCCGAACAAAATATTG GTTCAGAAGTTCCTTTTAAGGAACATGGTCCAGTAAAAACATCAAGCCCAATTGAAAGCAGCGCGTCTGTCATTCGTGAAGCAGAACAGAGCAGCTCATTTTCCCCAATCTTGCTCCATGTtgatgaagacgaagaagaactACATCTAGTCAAGACGGCTAGGAGCAAGCCAGTAGCAAGCCCGGTGCCACAGCTCAACGGGAGCTTTTCTGAGAG GACTGAAAGTCCCGTGGTCCAACAAGAAACATCCGAAAATCAACAAAAGTCcatatcaacaaaaacagaaag TGGGCCAAGTTCAGAAGAGTCCAAGAGCCCGAGCTTGGAGAAAACACCTGTGAAGACATCGCATCTAGGAAGAGAAACAACTCCCTTTCTACAGAAACTCAAAGAAGTTGGACAGACCAAATTGACAAG gtcGAGGAAGCAGTTGACACCTGTGAAAGTACCACCACCGCCCAGACCTGagcctgatgatgattttttgattCTGGATGTAGATGATCCACTTTGGATTACCATCCCAAAGAAAAATGCCTCAAACCAGATCAAGAGCAAAACATCTAGCCATGACTGCACAGTTGAGAGGAGGAGTTCGCCAGAGACTGCACCAAAGGAAGAGGCCCCTAAGGCGGTCGTGCAAAGTCTGAAAAAGAAGGGCAAATTGTCAAAGAGGCAATCTGCTCCAGTGgaaagtgttgatgatgttCTTGTCAACAATGACAAACCAAATAAGAAGCGAAAACAACCCCTCGTGAAGACGTCCTCTAAAGAGACTGAAACAGTGGAAGGCCCCGTTGGTGGCAAGCGAGACAAAGTGCACTCCCCAGAGACCAAGAAATtagctaaaatgaaagtgacGCACACAACTGAGTCATTGACAAAGacacggaaagaaaaacacacatctgaaggagaaaaaaatgtctctgacCATGCTGTGGAAAACATTCATGATCCACAGAGTGACGTGCATCGAGAAGACTTGGATTCTGTTCCAG aggaggagctcaTGAAATCCCCGACAAACAAAGGTGGAAGACCAACCAAGTCATCATCTGCTCCAGATGGAAATCACATTGAGAGTTGTCAAATCCTGGAGAAGAGGAAACGAAACCCTCCCAAAGAGTTTTGGTTGGTTTCACCTCAGGATACCCCAGAGCCAGAATCCAAAGATGAATCGCCGGTTGTAATgtctaaacaaaacacagccaaacctagttcacctgtgaaaaaatctcaagctgtcttaaagagggggaaaaatggaACCGTTTCAGAGACTCAAAGttgtgataaaaaggataataaaagaagtaaaaacaaaagaatcaagaATTCACTGATCCAGGATCGAGTCCAGGAACAAAAAAATCTCGTACTACCAAGCCCCTCACAGCCGTCTGACCACAGCACACACTTGG gaGACCAACAAGCCAACTCTCATCAGCTTTTATCACCAAGCAGAGATAAACGCAAAAGGAAACCTCCGGGTGAATGGTGGAAGGTTGACGCCTTAGAGGAGGCAGAGACGTCGCCACCCGATCTGCCGTCGTCCACTGCAATTAAACcttcaaaagaaagagaagctcatCCCAAACAAATTGGAGGATCTGGACAGCTGACTGTTAAGAGTGGTAGAAGAGCATCAAAGCCTGTTGGGGGAGCTCTTGTGTCTCGCTTGAGCCAGAGCAGGAAACCCCTTAAATCAATCCCCAAATCAACCAGGCAGACCCCCAGTGGAGCACTTCAGAGACA CAGATACCAAGATGAAGCTGAGTTGCCTGCTTCAGGCTCCAAAGTTACACTCATACAGAGGAATGGCAGGAGTGCATGCAAAGTCATTGTGCAGGATGAGAGCTCAGGCGATGAGGGGCTGAACAACAC GTTTGATGTCTGTCTGAGTGGACCATCATCCAGGATTGATCTGGACGTGTATGAGGACTCGG ATTTGTCATCATCCCAAATGCCTCCGGCTGAGCTGTCGATGTCTGACCTGTGTGCTCCCCCTCTCAAACCTATGGTGCTCCAGCCCGTGGACAGAACTAACCTGACCCGCTGGCTGATGAGTCTTTGGTCCTCTCCTGCTGTTG ATTCAGATAATGTTGCGTCCATATTGGAGCAATTCCAGTGGTTCTTCTATCAACACCGAGCGTTGGGCGTCATGGAGGACTGCAACAATGGAACGGTTTCAAGCGGGATGTTCATTCTCGGCTCCTACATGAAGAAACCTCTCTGGGTGGatcacagcgccaccaca gtgttccacttgtcaacaAGTACTTTGAAGGTGACCGTCGACCTACAGGAGTCCTGCTACATACCGGGTCACTCCTTCATCGTGCCATGCG GCCACGCCTACAGCATCCAGAACCTCACCACTCTGCCTgcagccctcttcttcaccaggatGCAAACCCAGAGTCCAGgctga
- the si:ch211-161h7.4 gene encoding muscle M-line assembly protein unc-89 isoform X3 translates to MAQKYPSVKRPRRKLFGNVEKWAAKPSARKLTLEDVDGMFDDIDSGDFPSLVLDSSNESKITPKGTTQPPVSKMLQKECTAPSPEQNIGSEVPFKEHGPVKTSSPIESSASVIREAEQSSSFSPILLHVDEDEEELHLVKTARSKPVASPVPQLNGSFSERTESPVVQQETSENQQKSISTKTESGPSSEESKSPSLEKTPVKTSHLGRETTPFLQKLKEVGQTKLTRSRKQLTPVKVPPPPRPEPDDDFLILDVDDPLWITIPKKNASNQIKSKTSSHDCTVERRSSPETAPKEEAPKAVVQSLKKKGKLSKRQSAPVESVDDVLVNNDKPNKKRKQPLVKTSSKETETVEGPVGGKRDKVHSPETKKLAKMKVTHTTESLTKTRKEKHTSEGEKNVSDHAVENIHDPQSDVHREDLDSVPEEELMKSPTNKGGRPTKSSSAPDGNHIESCQILEKRKRNPPKEFWLVSPQDTPEPESKDESPVVMSKQNTAKPSSPVKKSQAVLKRGKNGTVSETQSCDKKDNKRSKNKRIKNSLIQDRVQEQKNLVLPSPSQPSDHSTHLGDQQANSHQLLSPSRDKRKRKPPGEWWKVDALEEAETSPPDLPSSTAIKPSKEREAHPKQIGGSGQLTVKSGRRASKPVGGALVSRLSQSRKPLKSIPKSTRQTPSGALQRHRYQDEAELPASGSKVTLIQRNGRSACKVIVQDESSGDEGLNNTFDVCLSGPSSRIDLDVYEDSDLSSSQMPPAELSMSDLCAPPLKPMVLQPVDRTNLTRWLMSLWSSPAVDSDNVASILEQFQWFFYQHRALGVMEDCNNGTVSSGMFILGSYMKKPLWVDHSATTVFHLSTSTLKVTVDLQESCYIPGHSFIVPCGHAYSIQNLTTLPAALFFTRMQTQSPG, encoded by the exons ATGGCACAGAAATACCCCTCAGTG AAAAGGCCAAGAAGAAAACTGTTTGGGAACGTGGAAAAAtg GGCAGCTAAACCGTCGGCACGAAAGTTGACATTGGAAGATGTTGATGGGATGTTTGATGACATTG ATTCGGGTGATTTCCCATCCTTGGTGCTTGATTCCAGCAATGAAAGTAAAATTACACCTAAAGGAACGACACAGCCGCCAGTCAgcaaaatg ttgCAGAAAGAATGTACTGCACCAAGTCCCGAACAAAATATTG GTTCAGAAGTTCCTTTTAAGGAACATGGTCCAGTAAAAACATCAAGCCCAATTGAAAGCAGCGCGTCTGTCATTCGTGAAGCAGAACAGAGCAGCTCATTTTCCCCAATCTTGCTCCATGTtgatgaagacgaagaagaactACATCTAGTCAAGACGGCTAGGAGCAAGCCAGTAGCAAGCCCGGTGCCACAGCTCAACGGGAGCTTTTCTGAGAG GACTGAAAGTCCCGTGGTCCAACAAGAAACATCCGAAAATCAACAAAAGTCcatatcaacaaaaacagaaag TGGGCCAAGTTCAGAAGAGTCCAAGAGCCCGAGCTTGGAGAAAACACCTGTGAAGACATCGCATCTAGGAAGAGAAACAACTCCCTTTCTACAGAAACTCAAAGAAGTTGGACAGACCAAATTGACAAG gtcGAGGAAGCAGTTGACACCTGTGAAAGTACCACCACCGCCCAGACCTGagcctgatgatgattttttgattCTGGATGTAGATGATCCACTTTGGATTACCATCCCAAAGAAAAATGCCTCAAACCAGATCAAGAGCAAAACATCTAGCCATGACTGCACAGTTGAGAGGAGGAGTTCGCCAGAGACTGCACCAAAGGAAGAGGCCCCTAAGGCGGTCGTGCAAAGTCTGAAAAAGAAGGGCAAATTGTCAAAGAGGCAATCTGCTCCAGTGgaaagtgttgatgatgttCTTGTCAACAATGACAAACCAAATAAGAAGCGAAAACAACCCCTCGTGAAGACGTCCTCTAAAGAGACTGAAACAGTGGAAGGCCCCGTTGGTGGCAAGCGAGACAAAGTGCACTCCCCAGAGACCAAGAAATtagctaaaatgaaagtgacGCACACAACTGAGTCATTGACAAAGacacggaaagaaaaacacacatctgaaggagaaaaaaatgtctctgacCATGCTGTGGAAAACATTCATGATCCACAGAGTGACGTGCATCGAGAAGACTTGGATTCTGTTCCAG aggaggagctcaTGAAATCCCCGACAAACAAAGGTGGAAGACCAACCAAGTCATCATCTGCTCCAGATGGAAATCACATTGAGAGTTGTCAAATCCTGGAGAAGAGGAAACGAAACCCTCCCAAAGAGTTTTGGTTGGTTTCACCTCAGGATACCCCAGAGCCAGAATCCAAAGATGAATCGCCGGTTGTAATgtctaaacaaaacacagccaaacctagttcacctgtgaaaaaatctcaagctgtcttaaagagggggaaaaatggaACCGTTTCAGAGACTCAAAGttgtgataaaaaggataataaaagaagtaaaaacaaaagaatcaagaATTCACTGATCCAGGATCGAGTCCAGGAACAAAAAAATCTCGTACTACCAAGCCCCTCACAGCCGTCTGACCACAGCACACACTTGG gaGACCAACAAGCCAACTCTCATCAGCTTTTATCACCAAGCAGAGATAAACGCAAAAGGAAACCTCCGGGTGAATGGTGGAAGGTTGACGCCTTAGAGGAGGCAGAGACGTCGCCACCCGATCTGCCGTCGTCCACTGCAATTAAACcttcaaaagaaagagaagctcatCCCAAACAAATTGGAGGATCTGGACAGCTGACTGTTAAGAGTGGTAGAAGAGCATCAAAGCCTGTTGGGGGAGCTCTTGTGTCTCGCTTGAGCCAGAGCAGGAAACCCCTTAAATCAATCCCCAAATCAACCAGGCAGACCCCCAGTGGAGCACTTCAGAGACA CAGATACCAAGATGAAGCTGAGTTGCCTGCTTCAGGCTCCAAAGTTACACTCATACAGAGGAATGGCAGGAGTGCATGCAAAGTCATTGTGCAGGATGAGAGCTCAGGCGATGAGGGGCTGAACAACAC GTTTGATGTCTGTCTGAGTGGACCATCATCCAGGATTGATCTGGACGTGTATGAGGACTCGG ATTTGTCATCATCCCAAATGCCTCCGGCTGAGCTGTCGATGTCTGACCTGTGTGCTCCCCCTCTCAAACCTATGGTGCTCCAGCCCGTGGACAGAACTAACCTGACCCGCTGGCTGATGAGTCTTTGGTCCTCTCCTGCTGTTG ATTCAGATAATGTTGCGTCCATATTGGAGCAATTCCAGTGGTTCTTCTATCAACACCGAGCGTTGGGCGTCATGGAGGACTGCAACAATGGAACGGTTTCAAGCGGGATGTTCATTCTCGGCTCCTACATGAAGAAACCTCTCTGGGTGGatcacagcgccaccaca gtgttccacttgtcaacaAGTACTTTGAAGGTGACCGTCGACCTACAGGAGTCCTGCTACATACCGGGTCACTCCTTCATCGTGCCATGCG GCCACGCCTACAGCATCCAGAACCTCACCACTCTGCCTgcagccctcttcttcaccaggatGCAAACCCAGAGTCCAGgctga
- the si:ch211-161h7.4 gene encoding muscle M-line assembly protein unc-89 isoform X1, with product MKMSTRRNKSHRHPVPCLQLKKGQEENCLGTWKNGICLFVVVVVLDSGDFPSLVLDSSNESKITPKGTTQPPVSKMLQKECTAPSPEQNIGSEVPFKEHGPVKTSSPIESSASVIREAEQSSSFSPILLHVDEDEEELHLVKTARSKPVASPVPQLNGSFSERTESPVVQQETSENQQKSISTKTESGPSSEESKSPSLEKTPVKTSHLGRETTPFLQKLKEVGQTKLTRSRKQLTPVKVPPPPRPEPDDDFLILDVDDPLWITIPKKNASNQIKSKTSSHDCTVERRSSPETAPKEEAPKAVVQSLKKKGKLSKRQSAPVESVDDVLVNNDKPNKKRKQPLVKTSSKETETVEGPVGGKRDKVHSPETKKLAKMKVTHTTESLTKTRKEKHTSEGEKNVSDHAVENIHDPQSDVHREDLDSVPEEELMKSPTNKGGRPTKSSSAPDGNHIESCQILEKRKRNPPKEFWLVSPQDTPEPESKDESPVVMSKQNTAKPSSPVKKSQAVLKRGKNGTVSETQSCDKKDNKRSKNKRIKNSLIQDRVQEQKNLVLPSPSQPSDHSTHLGDQQANSHQLLSPSRDKRKRKPPGEWWKVDALEEAETSPPDLPSSTAIKPSKEREAHPKQIGGSGQLTVKSGRRASKPVGGALVSRLSQSRKPLKSIPKSTRQTPSGALQRHRYQDEAELPASGSKVTLIQRNGRSACKVIVQDESSGDEGLNNTFDVCLSGPSSRIDLDVYEDSDLSSSQMPPAELSMSDLCAPPLKPMVLQPVDRTNLTRWLMSLWSSPAVDSDNVASILEQFQWFFYQHRALGVMEDCNNGTVSSGMFILGSYMKKPLWVDHSATTVFHLSTSTLKVTVDLQESCYIPGHSFIVPCGHAYSIQNLTTLPAALFFTRMQTQSPG from the exons atgaaaatgtcaacaagaagGAACAAAAGTCATCGTCATCCAGTCCCTTGCTTACAGCTTAA AAAAGGCCAAGAAGAAAACTGTTTGGGAACGTGGAAAAAtg gcatttgtttatttgttgttgttgttgttctagATTCGGGTGATTTCCCATCCTTGGTGCTTGATTCCAGCAATGAAAGTAAAATTACACCTAAAGGAACGACACAGCCGCCAGTCAgcaaaatg ttgCAGAAAGAATGTACTGCACCAAGTCCCGAACAAAATATTG GTTCAGAAGTTCCTTTTAAGGAACATGGTCCAGTAAAAACATCAAGCCCAATTGAAAGCAGCGCGTCTGTCATTCGTGAAGCAGAACAGAGCAGCTCATTTTCCCCAATCTTGCTCCATGTtgatgaagacgaagaagaactACATCTAGTCAAGACGGCTAGGAGCAAGCCAGTAGCAAGCCCGGTGCCACAGCTCAACGGGAGCTTTTCTGAGAG GACTGAAAGTCCCGTGGTCCAACAAGAAACATCCGAAAATCAACAAAAGTCcatatcaacaaaaacagaaag TGGGCCAAGTTCAGAAGAGTCCAAGAGCCCGAGCTTGGAGAAAACACCTGTGAAGACATCGCATCTAGGAAGAGAAACAACTCCCTTTCTACAGAAACTCAAAGAAGTTGGACAGACCAAATTGACAAG gtcGAGGAAGCAGTTGACACCTGTGAAAGTACCACCACCGCCCAGACCTGagcctgatgatgattttttgattCTGGATGTAGATGATCCACTTTGGATTACCATCCCAAAGAAAAATGCCTCAAACCAGATCAAGAGCAAAACATCTAGCCATGACTGCACAGTTGAGAGGAGGAGTTCGCCAGAGACTGCACCAAAGGAAGAGGCCCCTAAGGCGGTCGTGCAAAGTCTGAAAAAGAAGGGCAAATTGTCAAAGAGGCAATCTGCTCCAGTGgaaagtgttgatgatgttCTTGTCAACAATGACAAACCAAATAAGAAGCGAAAACAACCCCTCGTGAAGACGTCCTCTAAAGAGACTGAAACAGTGGAAGGCCCCGTTGGTGGCAAGCGAGACAAAGTGCACTCCCCAGAGACCAAGAAATtagctaaaatgaaagtgacGCACACAACTGAGTCATTGACAAAGacacggaaagaaaaacacacatctgaaggagaaaaaaatgtctctgacCATGCTGTGGAAAACATTCATGATCCACAGAGTGACGTGCATCGAGAAGACTTGGATTCTGTTCCAG aggaggagctcaTGAAATCCCCGACAAACAAAGGTGGAAGACCAACCAAGTCATCATCTGCTCCAGATGGAAATCACATTGAGAGTTGTCAAATCCTGGAGAAGAGGAAACGAAACCCTCCCAAAGAGTTTTGGTTGGTTTCACCTCAGGATACCCCAGAGCCAGAATCCAAAGATGAATCGCCGGTTGTAATgtctaaacaaaacacagccaaacctagttcacctgtgaaaaaatctcaagctgtcttaaagagggggaaaaatggaACCGTTTCAGAGACTCAAAGttgtgataaaaaggataataaaagaagtaaaaacaaaagaatcaagaATTCACTGATCCAGGATCGAGTCCAGGAACAAAAAAATCTCGTACTACCAAGCCCCTCACAGCCGTCTGACCACAGCACACACTTGG gaGACCAACAAGCCAACTCTCATCAGCTTTTATCACCAAGCAGAGATAAACGCAAAAGGAAACCTCCGGGTGAATGGTGGAAGGTTGACGCCTTAGAGGAGGCAGAGACGTCGCCACCCGATCTGCCGTCGTCCACTGCAATTAAACcttcaaaagaaagagaagctcatCCCAAACAAATTGGAGGATCTGGACAGCTGACTGTTAAGAGTGGTAGAAGAGCATCAAAGCCTGTTGGGGGAGCTCTTGTGTCTCGCTTGAGCCAGAGCAGGAAACCCCTTAAATCAATCCCCAAATCAACCAGGCAGACCCCCAGTGGAGCACTTCAGAGACA CAGATACCAAGATGAAGCTGAGTTGCCTGCTTCAGGCTCCAAAGTTACACTCATACAGAGGAATGGCAGGAGTGCATGCAAAGTCATTGTGCAGGATGAGAGCTCAGGCGATGAGGGGCTGAACAACAC GTTTGATGTCTGTCTGAGTGGACCATCATCCAGGATTGATCTGGACGTGTATGAGGACTCGG ATTTGTCATCATCCCAAATGCCTCCGGCTGAGCTGTCGATGTCTGACCTGTGTGCTCCCCCTCTCAAACCTATGGTGCTCCAGCCCGTGGACAGAACTAACCTGACCCGCTGGCTGATGAGTCTTTGGTCCTCTCCTGCTGTTG ATTCAGATAATGTTGCGTCCATATTGGAGCAATTCCAGTGGTTCTTCTATCAACACCGAGCGTTGGGCGTCATGGAGGACTGCAACAATGGAACGGTTTCAAGCGGGATGTTCATTCTCGGCTCCTACATGAAGAAACCTCTCTGGGTGGatcacagcgccaccaca gtgttccacttgtcaacaAGTACTTTGAAGGTGACCGTCGACCTACAGGAGTCCTGCTACATACCGGGTCACTCCTTCATCGTGCCATGCG GCCACGCCTACAGCATCCAGAACCTCACCACTCTGCCTgcagccctcttcttcaccaggatGCAAACCCAGAGTCCAGgctga
- the si:ch211-161h7.4 gene encoding muscle M-line assembly protein unc-89 isoform X2, translating to MKMSTRRNKSHRHPVPCLQLKKGQEENCLGTWKNGICLFVVVVVLDSGDFPSLVLDSSNESKITPKGTTQPPVSKMLQKECTAPSPEQNIGSEVPFKEHGPVKTSSPIESSASVIREAEQSSSFSPILLHVDEDEEELHLVKTARSKPVASPVPQLNGSFSERTESPVVQQETSENQQKSISTKTESGPSSEESKSPSLEKTPVKTSHLGRETTPFLQKLKEVGQTKLTRSRKQLTPVKVPPPPRPEPDDDFLILDVDDPLWITIPKKNASNQIKSKTSSHDCTVERRSSPETAPKEEAPKAVVQSLKKKGKLSKRQSAPVESVDDVLVNNDKPNKKRKQPLVKTSSKETETVEGPVGGKRDKVHSPETKKLAKMKVTHTTESLTKTRKEKHTSEGEKNVSDHAVENIHDPQSDVHREDLDSVPEEELMKSPTNKGGRPTKSSSAPDGNHIESCQILEKRKRNPPKEFWLVSPQDTPEPESKDESPVVMSKQNTAKPSSPVKKSQAVLKRGKNGTVSETQSCDKKDNKRSKNKRIKNSLIQDRVQEQKNLVLPSPSQPSDHSTHLGDQQANSHQLLSPSRDKRKRKPPGEWWKVDALEEAETSPPDLPSSTAIKPSKEREAHPKQIGGSGQLTVKSGRRASKPVGGALVSRLSQSRKPLKSIPKSTRQTPSGALQRQYQDEAELPASGSKVTLIQRNGRSACKVIVQDESSGDEGLNNTFDVCLSGPSSRIDLDVYEDSDLSSSQMPPAELSMSDLCAPPLKPMVLQPVDRTNLTRWLMSLWSSPAVDSDNVASILEQFQWFFYQHRALGVMEDCNNGTVSSGMFILGSYMKKPLWVDHSATTVFHLSTSTLKVTVDLQESCYIPGHSFIVPCGHAYSIQNLTTLPAALFFTRMQTQSPG from the exons atgaaaatgtcaacaagaagGAACAAAAGTCATCGTCATCCAGTCCCTTGCTTACAGCTTAA AAAAGGCCAAGAAGAAAACTGTTTGGGAACGTGGAAAAAtg gcatttgtttatttgttgttgttgttgttctagATTCGGGTGATTTCCCATCCTTGGTGCTTGATTCCAGCAATGAAAGTAAAATTACACCTAAAGGAACGACACAGCCGCCAGTCAgcaaaatg ttgCAGAAAGAATGTACTGCACCAAGTCCCGAACAAAATATTG GTTCAGAAGTTCCTTTTAAGGAACATGGTCCAGTAAAAACATCAAGCCCAATTGAAAGCAGCGCGTCTGTCATTCGTGAAGCAGAACAGAGCAGCTCATTTTCCCCAATCTTGCTCCATGTtgatgaagacgaagaagaactACATCTAGTCAAGACGGCTAGGAGCAAGCCAGTAGCAAGCCCGGTGCCACAGCTCAACGGGAGCTTTTCTGAGAG GACTGAAAGTCCCGTGGTCCAACAAGAAACATCCGAAAATCAACAAAAGTCcatatcaacaaaaacagaaag TGGGCCAAGTTCAGAAGAGTCCAAGAGCCCGAGCTTGGAGAAAACACCTGTGAAGACATCGCATCTAGGAAGAGAAACAACTCCCTTTCTACAGAAACTCAAAGAAGTTGGACAGACCAAATTGACAAG gtcGAGGAAGCAGTTGACACCTGTGAAAGTACCACCACCGCCCAGACCTGagcctgatgatgattttttgattCTGGATGTAGATGATCCACTTTGGATTACCATCCCAAAGAAAAATGCCTCAAACCAGATCAAGAGCAAAACATCTAGCCATGACTGCACAGTTGAGAGGAGGAGTTCGCCAGAGACTGCACCAAAGGAAGAGGCCCCTAAGGCGGTCGTGCAAAGTCTGAAAAAGAAGGGCAAATTGTCAAAGAGGCAATCTGCTCCAGTGgaaagtgttgatgatgttCTTGTCAACAATGACAAACCAAATAAGAAGCGAAAACAACCCCTCGTGAAGACGTCCTCTAAAGAGACTGAAACAGTGGAAGGCCCCGTTGGTGGCAAGCGAGACAAAGTGCACTCCCCAGAGACCAAGAAATtagctaaaatgaaagtgacGCACACAACTGAGTCATTGACAAAGacacggaaagaaaaacacacatctgaaggagaaaaaaatgtctctgacCATGCTGTGGAAAACATTCATGATCCACAGAGTGACGTGCATCGAGAAGACTTGGATTCTGTTCCAG aggaggagctcaTGAAATCCCCGACAAACAAAGGTGGAAGACCAACCAAGTCATCATCTGCTCCAGATGGAAATCACATTGAGAGTTGTCAAATCCTGGAGAAGAGGAAACGAAACCCTCCCAAAGAGTTTTGGTTGGTTTCACCTCAGGATACCCCAGAGCCAGAATCCAAAGATGAATCGCCGGTTGTAATgtctaaacaaaacacagccaaacctagttcacctgtgaaaaaatctcaagctgtcttaaagagggggaaaaatggaACCGTTTCAGAGACTCAAAGttgtgataaaaaggataataaaagaagtaaaaacaaaagaatcaagaATTCACTGATCCAGGATCGAGTCCAGGAACAAAAAAATCTCGTACTACCAAGCCCCTCACAGCCGTCTGACCACAGCACACACTTGG gaGACCAACAAGCCAACTCTCATCAGCTTTTATCACCAAGCAGAGATAAACGCAAAAGGAAACCTCCGGGTGAATGGTGGAAGGTTGACGCCTTAGAGGAGGCAGAGACGTCGCCACCCGATCTGCCGTCGTCCACTGCAATTAAACcttcaaaagaaagagaagctcatCCCAAACAAATTGGAGGATCTGGACAGCTGACTGTTAAGAGTGGTAGAAGAGCATCAAAGCCTGTTGGGGGAGCTCTTGTGTCTCGCTTGAGCCAGAGCAGGAAACCCCTTAAATCAATCCCCAAATCAACCAGGCAGACCCCCAGTGGAGCACTTCAGAGACA ATACCAAGATGAAGCTGAGTTGCCTGCTTCAGGCTCCAAAGTTACACTCATACAGAGGAATGGCAGGAGTGCATGCAAAGTCATTGTGCAGGATGAGAGCTCAGGCGATGAGGGGCTGAACAACAC GTTTGATGTCTGTCTGAGTGGACCATCATCCAGGATTGATCTGGACGTGTATGAGGACTCGG ATTTGTCATCATCCCAAATGCCTCCGGCTGAGCTGTCGATGTCTGACCTGTGTGCTCCCCCTCTCAAACCTATGGTGCTCCAGCCCGTGGACAGAACTAACCTGACCCGCTGGCTGATGAGTCTTTGGTCCTCTCCTGCTGTTG ATTCAGATAATGTTGCGTCCATATTGGAGCAATTCCAGTGGTTCTTCTATCAACACCGAGCGTTGGGCGTCATGGAGGACTGCAACAATGGAACGGTTTCAAGCGGGATGTTCATTCTCGGCTCCTACATGAAGAAACCTCTCTGGGTGGatcacagcgccaccaca gtgttccacttgtcaacaAGTACTTTGAAGGTGACCGTCGACCTACAGGAGTCCTGCTACATACCGGGTCACTCCTTCATCGTGCCATGCG GCCACGCCTACAGCATCCAGAACCTCACCACTCTGCCTgcagccctcttcttcaccaggatGCAAACCCAGAGTCCAGgctga